Proteins from a genomic interval of Lolium perenne isolate Kyuss_39 chromosome 1, Kyuss_2.0, whole genome shotgun sequence:
- the LOC127321405 gene encoding uncharacterized protein, producing MGNPPELYYKVLNITRDTPPQEIRAAYRCLVRQWHPDKHPPESKTEAEAMFKAITQAYEALLDQQENRAVLRACSLDAGRRSCSSADKGARAPESEKAGAGTRTSAAPPPPPHTPPARESQKVYSSTDVGGGGRRAFAEFSSYVVRKAPPLERKVECTLEELCAGCRKEVRYTRDVVTKNGLIAKKEVTQIIRVKPGWKKGTKVTFEGMGNERPGCLPGDAVFTVSARKHKAFKRQGDDLVLKAEVPLVSALTGWSFSFRLLGGEKVSWTFRDEVIGPGYEKVVRGEGMPVAGCKRGARGDVRVKFDVVFPKNLTDEQRRGLVEILRGCA from the exons ATGGGGAACCCACCGGAGCTGTACTACAAGgtgctcaacatcaccagggacaCGCCCCCGCAGGAGATCAGGGCCGCCTACAGGTGCCTGGTCCGGCAATGGCACCCCGACAAGCACCCGCCGGAGTCCAAGACCGAGGCCGAGGCAATGTTCAAGGCCATCACCCAGGCATACGAG GCGCTCCTGGACCAGCAGGAGAACAGGGCGGTGCTCCGGGCGTGCAGCCTCGATGCGGGGAGGAGAAGCTGTTCCAGTGCCGACAAGGGAGCGCGGGCACCTGAGAGCGAGAAGGCCGGCGCCGGGACGAGGACGagcgcagcgccgccgccaccgccccaCACGCCGCCGGCGAGGGAGTCCCAGAAGGTGTACAGCTCCacggacgtcgggggcggcgggcggcgcgccTTTGCCGAGTTCTCCAGCTACGTCGTGCGCAAGGCGCCGCCGCTGGAGCGCAAGGTGGAGTGCACCCTCGAGGAGCTCTGCGCCGGGTGCAGGAAGGAGGTCAGGTACACCCGCGACGTCGTCACCAAGAACGG GCTGATCGCCAAGAAGGAGGTGACGCAGATCATCAGGGTGAAGCCCGGGTGGAAGAAGGGGACGAAGGTGACGTTCGAGGGCATGGGCAACGAGCGACCGGGCTGCCTCCCCGGCGACGCCGTCTTCACCGTGTCGGCGAGGAAGCACAAGGCGTTCAAGCGGCAGGGCGACGACCTGGTGCTCAAGGCCGAGGTGCCGCTGGTGAGCGCGCTCACCGGGTGGAGCTTCTCGTTCCGGCTGCTCGGCGGCGAGAAGGTGAGCTGGACGTTCCGCGACGAGGTCATCGGCCCCGGGTACGAAAAGGTCGTCAGGGGGGAAGGCATGCCCGTCGCCGGCTGCAAGAGGGGCGCGCGCGGGGACGTGCGGGTGAAGTTCGAtgtcgtcttccccaagaacctcACCGACGAGCAGCGGAGGGGCCTCGTCGAGATCCTCAGGGGCTGCGCCTGA
- the LOC127321415 gene encoding uncharacterized protein isoform X1, producing MRHNSYPSGCLDQRLPCVPCRHPCPGEEAGVAGLIQGRDVEGDTYLLRTLLLVGLDRSLFFLILFCPVQSEMLQEANTSNFKSKLQSLQITEAELDNINAGIARNMEKEIWEKEPGDVQSCKKRRISNPARYNTEDWDQLKVMLITL from the exons ATGCGCCACAATTCCTATCCGTCGGGTTGTCTAGACCAACGATTGCCGTGTGTTCCTTGTCGGCACCCTTGCCCTG GTGAGGAAGCTGGGGTCGCAGGGCTTATCCAGGGCCGAGATGTAGAAGGTGACACCTATCTCCTCCGGACTCTGCTCCTGGTGGGGTTGGACAGGTCACTTTTTTTTCTGATTCTATTTTGCCCTGTGCAGAGTGAGATGCTGCAAGAGGCCAACACCTCCAACTTCAAGTCAAAATTGCAAAGCTTACAG ATTACAGAAGCAGAATTGGACAATATAAATGCAGGAATTGCGAGAAATATGGAGAAAGAAATATGGGAAAAGGAACCTGGAGATGTGCAGTCATGCAAGAAGAGAAGAATTAGTAACCCCGCAAG GTACAATACTGAAGACTGGGATCAACTGAAGGTGATGCTGATCACATTGTGA
- the LOC127321415 gene encoding uncharacterized protein isoform X2, whose product MRHNSYPSGCLDQRLPCVPCRHPCPGEEAGVAGLIQGRDVEGDTYLLRTLLLVGLDRSLFFLILFCPVQSEMLQEANTSNFKSKLQSLQITIVVAAVPEGLPMAVTLISDYRSRIGQYKCRNCEKYGERNMGKGTWRCAVMQEEKN is encoded by the exons ATGCGCCACAATTCCTATCCGTCGGGTTGTCTAGACCAACGATTGCCGTGTGTTCCTTGTCGGCACCCTTGCCCTG GTGAGGAAGCTGGGGTCGCAGGGCTTATCCAGGGCCGAGATGTAGAAGGTGACACCTATCTCCTCCGGACTCTGCTCCTGGTGGGGTTGGACAGGTCACTTTTTTTTCTGATTCTATTTTGCCCTGTGCAGAGTGAGATGCTGCAAGAGGCCAACACCTCCAACTTCAAGTCAAAATTGCAAAGCTTACAG ATAACTATTGTTGTTGCTGCTGTACCTGAGGGACTACCGATGGCTGTAACACTTATTTCTG ATTACAGAAGCAGAATTGGACAATATAAATGCAGGAATTGCGAGAAATATGGAGAAAGAAATATGGGAAAAGGAACCTGGAGATGTGCAGTCATGCAAGAAGAGAAGAATTAG